GAGCGGGTCGCGGCCGTCGTCTCCCGGGGCGGGCGCCCGGACCTCGCGGGCGGGGCACTGGCGCGCGTGACCGCGCCGACGCTGCTGATCGTCGGCGGCGAGGACCACGTCGTCATCGGCATGAACCGCGCCGCGTACGAGCGCCTCGCCGGCGAGAAGGAGCTGGTCATCGTGCCCGGGGCGACGCACCTGTTCGAGGAGCCGGGCGCGCTCGAGGAAGTCGCCCGCCTCGCGGCGGCGTGGTTCGTCCGGCACCTCGCCGCGCGGGGCGCGGCGGCGTGAGCGCCGGGGCGAAAGGAGGGGACATCGTGGGGAAGATCCAGGTGCTGTCGCGCAGCGAAGAGGCCTTCGCCGACCGCCGGGAGGCCGGCCGGCTGCTCGGCGCCGCGCTCGAGCGCTTCCGCGCGCAGCGACCCGTCGTGCTCGGCATCCCCCGCGGCGGCGTGGTCGTGGCCGCCGAGGTCGCCGACCACCTGGGCGCCGAGCTGGACATCGTGCTCTCGCGCAAGATCGGCGCCCCGGGCAACCCGGAGCTGGCCATCGGCGCGATCGCCGAGGACGGGCACCCGTTCCTCGACGACGCGATCGCCGCGCGCCTCGGCGTCTCCCGGGGATACATCGAGCGGGAGGAGCGTCATCAACTCGGAGAGATCGCGCGGCGGGTCGAGGTCTTCCGCAAGGTGCGTCCGCGGATTCCGCTGGCGGGCCGCGTCGTGATCGTCGTCGACGACGGGCTGGCCACCGGCGCGACGATGCAGGCCGCCCTGTGGGCGGTGCGCCGCGACCGTCCCGGCTCGGCGATCGTGGCGGTGCCGGTCGCCGCCGAGGACACGATCGAGCGCATCGCGAAGAGCGCCGACGAGCTGCTCTGCCTGCGTGCGCCGTGGGACTTCGGCGCGGTCGGCCGGTTCTACGACCGGTTCGACCAGGTCGAGGACGACGAGGTTCTGGCGATCCTCGAGCGCCACCGCGCGGCGAAGGGGGTCGGCGCGTGAGGCCGGGCGCCGTCCGGGAGGCGGACGTGGTCGTCGCCAGCTGCCGCGCGGCCGCCGCGTTCGCGACGGGCCTGCGCCGCGCCAGCGCCCGTCTGCCGAAGGCCCGTGGCCGCGCGCGCTTCATCGACGGGGTCGACTACTCCTTCCCCGACGGCGAGGTCGGGGCGCGCCTCGACGCCGGTGTGGACGGCTGCGACGTCTTCCTGCTGCAGTCGCTCGTCAGCCCCGGCGCCGCGGGCGGGGTGCAGGAGCAGGCGCTGGCGCTGCTGGTCGCCGCGCGCGCGTGCCGCGAGTGGGGGGCGGCGCGGGTCACCGCCGTCACGCCGTACCTGGCCTACGCGCGGCAGGACAAGCCCACGGCGGGCGCCCGCGAGCCGACGACCGCGAGGCTCTTCGCGGACCTGGCCGCGGCCGCCGGCATCG
The sequence above is a segment of the bacterium genome. Coding sequences within it:
- a CDS encoding alpha/beta hydrolase, which produces ERVAAVVSRGGRPDLAGGALARVTAPTLLIVGGEDHVVIGMNRAAYERLAGEKELVIVPGATHLFEEPGALEEVARLAAAWFVRHLAARGAAA
- a CDS encoding phosphoribosyltransferase family protein, whose amino-acid sequence is MGKIQVLSRSEEAFADRREAGRLLGAALERFRAQRPVVLGIPRGGVVVAAEVADHLGAELDIVLSRKIGAPGNPELAIGAIAEDGHPFLDDAIAARLGVSRGYIEREERHQLGEIARRVEVFRKVRPRIPLAGRVVIVVDDGLATGATMQAALWAVRRDRPGSAIVAVPVAAEDTIERIAKSADELLCLRAPWDFGAVGRFYDRFDQVEDDEVLAILERHRAAKGVGA